Proteins encoded together in one Thermococcus gammatolerans EJ3 window:
- the sppA gene encoding signal peptide peptidase SppA, which yields MERDVWKYITFILVLILGVFVMSTTLLYLQNQSLSSYVPPNATCRTEVVIGNQTAETALQARIAELQSLIRAIEMERGGTNVTNATIALVPIFGVIEGQTALNTVTTLEKLMKDDSVGGVLLWIESPGGDVGAVREIYHEVQVLRAKKPVVAYTGGIAASGGYYIAVGAERIIADPLAEVGSIGVIYVHFNLADNYASNGIKVDVFKTGPHKDMGAEWRALTEYERKKIWGMIDAYFQSFLQAVSMGRNMTLNETREYATGETWLAIKVNGTLVDETGNFQTAVEELEKLMGVESAEIKVYGSPTQSYSLGVFGEGALYLDPRYLRLRG from the coding sequence ATGGAGAGAGACGTGTGGAAGTACATCACTTTTATCCTCGTCCTCATTCTCGGCGTCTTCGTTATGTCCACGACCCTTCTCTACCTCCAGAACCAGAGTCTCAGCAGTTACGTTCCCCCCAACGCCACCTGCAGAACCGAGGTCGTGATCGGTAACCAGACGGCCGAAACAGCACTCCAGGCAAGGATCGCGGAGCTCCAGTCCCTAATCAGGGCAATCGAGATGGAGAGGGGAGGCACCAACGTCACGAACGCGACAATAGCCCTTGTACCAATCTTCGGCGTTATCGAGGGTCAAACGGCACTCAACACAGTGACAACCCTCGAGAAGCTGATGAAGGACGATTCCGTTGGGGGCGTCCTCCTCTGGATCGAAAGCCCGGGTGGAGACGTTGGTGCCGTGAGGGAGATCTACCACGAGGTCCAGGTTCTCAGGGCTAAAAAGCCGGTCGTCGCGTACACGGGAGGCATAGCCGCTTCAGGCGGCTACTACATCGCCGTCGGGGCCGAGAGGATAATAGCGGATCCCCTTGCCGAGGTCGGGAGCATAGGCGTTATCTACGTCCACTTCAACCTGGCGGACAACTACGCCTCAAACGGAATAAAGGTCGACGTCTTCAAAACCGGGCCCCACAAGGACATGGGCGCCGAGTGGAGGGCCCTCACCGAGTACGAGAGGAAGAAGATCTGGGGAATGATAGACGCCTACTTCCAGAGCTTTTTACAGGCCGTCAGTATGGGGCGGAACATGACGCTCAACGAGACCAGAGAGTACGCAACGGGCGAGACATGGCTTGCCATTAAGGTGAACGGAACGCTCGTGGACGAAACCGGCAACTTCCAGACGGCAGTGGAGGAACTCGAAAAGCTTATGGGTGTTGAGAGCGCAGAGATTAAGGTGTACGGCTCGCCGACCCAGAGCTACTCCCTCGGCGTCTTTGGGGAGGGAGCCCTCTACCTCGATCCGCGCTACCTACGGCTGAGGGGGTGA